In Cydia amplana chromosome 25, ilCydAmpl1.1, whole genome shotgun sequence, one genomic interval encodes:
- the LOC134659869 gene encoding serine hydrolase-like protein yields the protein MQGKLGISYEDITNILQAVYETVIIILCYNYYIHRSLRAIQLAEKEITIQAPWGKLRGLTWGTEGAPPVFLCPGRMDSCSGFRPLLQLLPRCFYYVAVDLPGNGGSDHLPRGVQLNAMDYVPTVKVVKEHFKWDKFMYVGHSLGAMLGKYFNIAYPGHITRMVELDPIPAHECCSQDVQGVRQWYHLHYHSYYEQYGKLNGGGEAPKYTYEKALEMLMKARGLHKEAAEHVIERVLSPAGDGLFRFTHDQRQKSFTRMPFSGDAYRAIYTATTTPTFGVLAQNTIDAGGYDQTPFVKDPACWPNGNYSVKIVEGGHDVHISHPERMADDVSQFLLKDVKAKL from the exons GTAAACTGGGCATAAGTTATGAAGATATCACGAATATTTTACAAGCAGTATACGAAACC gttattattatattgtgttataattattatattcacAGATCGTTAAGAGCAATCCAGTTGGCAGAAAAAGAAATAACTATACAAGCACCATGGGGCAAACTTAGAG GACTAACATGGGGTACGGAGGGCGCCCCACCAGTGTTCCTCTGCCCCGGTCGGATGGACTCGTGCTCCGGATTCCGTCCTCTCTTGCAGCTTCTGCCGCGCTGTTTCTACTATGTGGCTGTGGATCTCCCGGGGAATGGCGG GTCAGACCACTTACCGCGCGGCGTGCAACTGAACGCCATGGACTATGTGCCCACCGTGAAGGTCGTTAAGGAACACTTCAAATGGGACAAGTTCATGTACGTGGGACACTCACTCGGTGCGATGCTGG GTAAATACTTCAACATCGCCTACCCTGGCCACATCACGCGCATGGTCGAGCTAGACCCGATCCCGGCTCACGAATGCTGCAGCCAAGACGTTCAGGGCGTCCGTCAGTGGTACCACTTACACTATCATAGTTATTACGAGCAGTATGGCAAGCTTAATGGAGGTGGGGAGGCACCGAAGTATACTTACGAAAAG gctTTGGAAATGCTGATGAAGGCCCGTGGTCTTCACAAGGAAGCTGCCGAACATGTCATTGAGAGAGTGCTATCACCTGCTGGAGACGGCCTATTTAG ATTTACTCACGACCAACGCCAAAAATCCTTCACCCGCATGCCTTTCTCGGGCGACGCTTACCGCGCCATCTATACAGCCACCACGACACCAACGTTCGGCGTGCTCGCTCAAAATACCATAGACGCTGGAGGATACGACCAGACGCCGTTCGTAAAGGACCCTGCGTGCTGGCCGAACGGGAACTACAGTGTGAAGATAGTGGAAGGCGGGCATGACGTGCATATAAGCCATCCGGAGCGCATGGCGGATGATGTTAGCCAGTTTTTATTGAAAGATGTTAAagctaaattataa